Proteins encoded in a region of the Diabrotica virgifera virgifera chromosome 4, PGI_DIABVI_V3a genome:
- the LOC114325415 gene encoding nucleolar protein 14 homolog: MVKVKNKKAVSSERVHVKKEPKKMNPFEVHVNREKLQVIGKKQKNDRGLPGVSRAKAIKKRKSTLLEEYKVQNKNNKFVDRRIGEKAHMDSEEKALARYTALKVKAHNRKSIFNLADDEILTHKGQTLNEIEKFDDPRSDDEDFDDSETKTGNLESNFIGEAHFGGGLFTNTGKEGAMTHKDLINQLIVESKKRKAEKQKLKEATLELTEKLDTEWKDLIPLVSQNNKNKEEVKKPPIDDYDKVMRELMFERRGTVSDRLKTEDEIAKEEKENLEQLEQERLRRMNENDEDEKPKQYHRSADDLDDGFVFDDVDDDGQDNILSYNTEGQSNVAVEANVNGTILKATKNQEDANSEVEEGENEEDEGSNEESETDAEDNLSDLKEEDSESEAEEDTTDNNVQNGDNDQEEDDVEENVDENLNNSTIDHKGSEKDSVKLLSTVVIDVRHTLNMGSNKKTDKFLDEDIPDIPFTFKLPEAYECLAETLEKYVGHEEIIIQRMVKCNHPSMSDKNKENLGLLFAYILQYINDLFSEDMNTKTMKNNFDIFKRLVPEIYDLTKLIPDSSHASVLEVIKEKFEEFKKTPKVFPGIEVLVFLKLVGVLFPTSDFRHQIVTPCYVFMEQILTKCRVKQRNDIAYGLFVSSLVLEYTALSKRYLPAVINFLSGLLHMAVPKTGVRLLKIPPPFKSTSTHLVLIENFSLEELPSMKLDATDFCEVEITAEYQVRALYNIGKLLEQFLDHYKLLSSHVEIFEKALKYLELIPLSSYPTIVQNSLKQLIDSLKRSKDERKLEYLVMESARPKALRLYEPRIQPVYDGKQHKNQSKEKAQFNKLMHKVKREKKGALREIRRDTAFLGRVKVNKQIQSDVERRDKVKRIYSDAAQQQSELNEIDRKKKRKH, translated from the exons ATGGTGAAGGTAAAAAACAAAAAGGCAGTATCATCTGAGCGTGTTCATGTTAAAAAAGAACCGAAAAAAATGAACCCCTTCGAGGTTCATGTAAATAGGGAAAAACTACAAGTGATAGGCAAGAAGCAAAAGAATGACAGAGGTCTTCCAGGTGTCTCCAGAGCTAAAGCCATCAAAAAACGAAAATCTACGTTACTGGAAGAATACAAGgtacaaaacaaaaacaataaattcGTTGACAGAAGAATTGGCGAGAAAGCTCACATGGACAGTGAAGAAAAAGCTTTGGCGAGGTATACAGCTCTAAAAGTAAAGGCCCATAACAGAAAGAGCATTTTCAATCTTGCAGATGATGAAATTTTAACTCATAAAGGTCAAACACTGAACGAAATAGAGAAATTTGATGATCCTAGATCGGATGATGAAGACTTCGATGATAGCGAAACAAAGACTGGAAATTTGGAGTCAAATTTTATAGGAGAAGCACATTTTGGCGGAGGATTATTTACAAACACAGGAAAAGAAG GTGCTATGACTCACAAAGATTTAATAAACCAACTTATTGTTGAGTCCAAGAAGCGAAAAGCAGAAAAACAGAAGCTGAAAGAAGCTACTCTCGAACTAACAGAAAAACTAGACACAGAATGGAAAGATCTCATCCCCTTAGTTagtcaaaataataaaaataaagaagaagtTAAAAAACCACCAATTGACGACTATGACAAAGTAATGAGGGAGTTGATGTTTGAGAGAAGGGGAACAGTCTCAGACAGATTAAAAACTGAAGACGAAATAGCtaaagaagagaaagaaaatttAGAACAATTGGAGCAAGAGAGGCTAAGAAGGATGAATGAAAATGATGAGGACGAAAAGCCTAAGCAATATCACAGAAGTGCTGATGATTTGGATGATGGATTTGTTTTTGATGATGTAGATGATGATGGACAAGATAATATTTTGAGCTATAATACTGAAG GTCAATCAAATGTTGCAGTAGAAGCAAATGTGAATGGAACTATCCTAAAAGCTACCAAAAACCAGGAAGACGCCAATTCCGAAGTTGAAGAAGGCGAAAATGAAGAGGATGAGGGTTCAAATGAAGAATCGGAAACTGATGCAGAAGATAATCTCTCAGATTTGAAGGAAGAGGATAGCGAAAGTGAAGCTGAAGAAGATACAACAGATAATAATGTACAGAATGGAGATAACGACCAAGAAGAGGATGATGTAGAAGAGAATGTTGACGAAAATTTGAATAATAGTACAATAGATCATAAAGGTTCTGAAAAGGACAGTGTAAAATTGTTAAGTACTGTAGTAATTGATGTAAGGCATACTTTAAATATGGGATCTAATAAGAAAACTGATAAATTTTTGGATGAAGATATACCTGACATTCCTTTCACATTTAAATTACCAGAGGCATATGAATGTTTAGCTGAAACTTTGGAAAAATATGTTGGACACGAAGAAATCATCAtacaaagaatggttaagtgtAACCATCCTAGTATGTCAGATAAGAACAAAGAAAATCTCGGTCTTTTATTCGCTTACATCCTTCAATACATTAACGACTTATTTTCGGAAGATATGAACACCAAAACTATGAAAAACAATTTTGATATCTTCAAACGTCTTGTTCCTGAAATATATGATCTCACGAAACTAATTCCAGACAGTTCACATGCTTCTGTCCTAGAAGTGATCAAGGAAAAGTTTGAGGAATTCAAAAAGACACCCAAAGTGTTTCCGGGTATTGAAGTTTTAGTTTTTCTCAAGCTAGTCGGTGTATTATTTCCTACTTCTGATTTTAGACATCAAATAGTTACTCCTTGCTATGTATTTATGGAACAGATCTTGACAAAATGCAGAGTGAAGCAAAGGAATGACATTGCATATGGTTTGTTTGTTTCATCGTTAGTATTAGAG TACACTGCCTTATCAAAGAGGTACCTCCCAGCTGTGATAAACTTCCTTTCTGGCCTTTTACATATGGCAGTTCCAAAAACAGGTGTAAGATTGCTGAAAATTCCTCCACCTTTCAAATCAACTTCAACACATTTAGTCTTAATAGAAAATTTTAGTTTAGAGGAACTGCCATCTATGAAACTAGATGCAACAGACTTTTGTGAGGTAGAAATAACAGCAGAATATCAAGTCAGAGCTCTGTATAACATTGGAAAACTCTTAGAACAATTCTTGGATCATTATAAGCTACTTTCCAGTCACGTGGAGATATTTGAAAAGGCTTTGAAGTATCTGGAATTGATACCTTTGTCCAGCTACCCTACCATTGTACAAAATAGTCTAAAGCAGCTGATAGATTCCCTGAAAAGATCCAAGGATgaaagaaaattggaatatctggTGATGGAAAGTGCAAGACCTAAAGCATTAAGACTGTATGAACCCAGAATACAACCAGT gtaTGATGGAAAACAACATAAAAACCAGTCGAAGGAAAAAGCCCAGTTTAATAAACTGATGCACAAAGTAAAAAGGGAAAAGAAAGGTGCCCTTAGAGAAATTAGAAGAGACACAGCATTTTTGGGAAGAGTTAAAGTCAATAAACAAATACAAAG TGATGTGGAAAGGAGAGATAAAGTTAAGAGGATATATTCAGATGCAGCACAGCAACAGAGTGAGCTCAATGAAATAGACaggaaaaagaaaagaaaacattaA
- the LOC114325408 gene encoding DNA-directed RNA polymerases I, II, and III subunit RPABC2, with translation MADEEFDENDVADDFDDDVEDDNIEELEQPEEDGDNIDILAPGQAGGGVPKNKRITTKYMTKYERARVLGTRALQIAMCAPVMVELDGETDPLQIAMKELKQRKIPIIIRRYLPDHSYEDWGIDELIIIDH, from the exons ATGGCTGATGAAGAATTTGACGAAAATGATGTAGCAGATGATTTCGATGACGACGTAGAGGATGATAATATCGAAGAACTCGAACAACCCGAGGAAGATGGAGATAACATCGATATCCTTGCTCCAGGACAAGCAGGAGGTGGTGTACCAAAAAACAAGAGGATAACAACTAAATATATGACCAAATATGAGAGAGCCAGAGTATTAG GTACTAGAGCCTTGCAAATAGCCATGTGTGCCCCAGTTATGGTTGAACTAGATGGTGAAACTGATCCTCTGCAAATTGCCATGAAGGAATTAAAACAGAGAAAGATTCCAATTATTATTAGAAGATATTTACCTGACCATTCCTATGAAGATTGGGGAATAGACGAGCTCATTATTATAGATCACTAG